A stretch of the Vitis riparia cultivar Riparia Gloire de Montpellier isolate 1030 chromosome 13, EGFV_Vit.rip_1.0, whole genome shotgun sequence genome encodes the following:
- the LOC117927581 gene encoding uncharacterized protein LOC117927581: MSFMTLAFFIGAGILFSLNNVDSDQVCKGDFGSLVEQCLQYVQKPGPKTPPSEGCCNAINTVDIPCVCQHLPPGVGDIVSLEKVAFVVRACGKPLEPGTKCGNYTVPPAV; encoded by the exons ATGAGTTTCATGACTCTGGCTTTCTTCATAGGGGCCGGAATCTTATTTTCCCTTAACAATGTTGATTCCGACCAAGTTTGCAAAGGAGACTTTGGGAGTCTGGTAGAACAATGCTTGCAATATGTTCAAAAGCCCGGTCCGAAAACTCCACCCTCTGAGGGATGCTGCAACGCTATCAACACAGTGGACATTCCATGCGTCTGCCAGCACCTGCCTCCAGGCGTTGGCGACATTGTCAGCCTGGAGAAAGTAGCTTTTGTCGTGCGAGCCTGCGGCAAACCTCTTGAGCCTGGAACCAAATGTGGAA ATTACACCGTGCCACCAGCAGTTTGA
- the LOC117927929 gene encoding uncharacterized protein LOC117927929, whose translation MAVFKVSFMTLALFIVAGILFSGINVVSGQGCRGDFRNLAAQCMPYVQKPGPKTPPSKGCCNAVRTVDVPCACQHLPPGVGGTVSLEKVAFVLRVCGKPLKPGTKCGSYTVPPAV comes from the exons ATGGCAGTTTTCAAAGTCAGTTTCATGACTCTGGCTCTCTTCATTGTGGCCGGAATCTTATTTTCGGGTATCAATGTTGTCTCCGGCCAAGGTTGCAGAGGAGACTTCAGGAATCTGGCAGCACAATGCATGCCATATGTTCAAAAGCCCGGTCCGAAAACTCCACCCTCTAAGGGATGCTGCAATGCTGTCAGGACGGTGGACGTTCCATGCGCCTGCCAGCACCTGCCTCCAGGGGTCGGCGGCACTGTCAGCCTGGAGAAAGTAGCCTTTGTCTTGCGAGTCTGCGGCAAACCCCTTAAGCCCGGAACCAAATGTGGAA GTTACACGGTGCCACCAGCAGTTTga
- the LOC117927931 gene encoding protein MEN-8-like has product MPATNVSYMTWVLVAAMLFSGSDIVSGQCQGSIQDLKICVPYFQKKGPKIPPSQACCDAIKGVDILCVCHHLPPDIGELISIEKVVFVLQVCREPLAPGTKCGSKNIKALLS; this is encoded by the coding sequence ATGCCAGCTACCAACGTTAGCTACATGACTTGGGTTCTTGTCGCCGCAATGTTATTTTCCGGTAGTGACATTGTCTCCGGCCAATGCCAAGGCAGCATTCAGGACCTAAAGATATGTGTcccatattttcaaaagaaaggaCCAAAAATTCCTCCATCTCAGGCATGCTGTGATGCTATCAAGGGTGTCGACATTCTATGCGTTTGCCACCACCTGCCTCCGGATATCGGCGAGCTGATCAGCATTGAAAAGGTGGTCTTTGTCTTACAAGTCTGCAGAGAACCTCTTGCACCCGGGACCAAATGTGGAAGTAAGAATATAAAAGCTCTTTTATCTTAA
- the LOC117927932 gene encoding uncharacterized protein LOC117927932, whose product MAVCKIGFLTWVLFVIVGILISGGNFVSSQGQCDFQALQVCWDYVKKEGDMIPPSPECCNAIKNSDVQCICQHLPPAVCPLISMKKVAYVAEYCKKPLSGQKCGSCPL is encoded by the exons ATGGCAGTTTGCAAGATCGGTTTCTTGACTTGGGTTCTCTTTGTCATTGTTGGAATCTTGATCTCCGGTGGCAACTTTGTGTCCAGCCAAGGTCAATGCGACTTTCAGGCCCTGCAGGTGTGCTGGGATTACGTTAAGAAGGAAGGTGACATGATTCCACCATCTCCAGAATGCTGTAACGCCATCAAGAACTCGGACGTGCAATGCATCTGCCAGCATTTGCCTCCCGCGGTGTGTCCTCTTATTAGCATGAAGAAGGTGGCCTATGTCGCGGAATACTGCAAAAAACCACTTAGCGGACAGAAATGTGGAT CTTGCCCACTCTGA